The following coding sequences are from one Thermostaphylospora chromogena window:
- a CDS encoding response regulator transcription factor: MSDRLTTASLLHDRASRRTPRERTTGPLTGGCPACGAPSGLTDAVLGRAALPRRIAVALSLAPSLTAREAAAFELLGLGYDNRSIARTLSISERTAKRYVTAILTKLRLESWLQAGLAAMAMHLAVLAGQAPPSRPVAAGRGGRGR, translated from the coding sequence ATGTCCGATCGTTTAACCACGGCTTCTCTGCTCCACGACCGGGCGTCCCGGCGCACCCCGCGGGAGCGGACGACCGGTCCACTCACCGGCGGCTGCCCGGCGTGCGGGGCGCCGAGCGGCTTGACGGACGCCGTCTTGGGACGCGCCGCCCTTCCCCGGCGGATCGCCGTGGCGCTGTCCCTGGCCCCGTCGCTGACGGCTCGGGAGGCGGCGGCCTTCGAACTGCTCGGCCTCGGCTACGACAATCGTTCGATCGCCAGGACGCTGTCGATCAGCGAACGGACGGCCAAGCGATACGTCACCGCGATCTTGACGAAGCTGCGGCTGGAATCGTGGCTTCAGGCGGGACTCGCCGCGATGGCCATGCACTTGGCCGTGCTCGCCGGGCAGGCTCCCCCAAGCCGCCCGGTCGCCGCGGGCCGCGGCGGACGCGGTCGCTGA